The following are encoded in a window of Fluviibacter phosphoraccumulans genomic DNA:
- a CDS encoding 23S rRNA (adenine(2030)-N(6))-methyltransferase RlmJ: MLSYRHAFHAGNPADVLKHLVWIQVLDYFTQKDKPFMVLDTHAGAGMYLIESTMARKTGEWQTGIGKLWEQPDEALPEAVARYRQVIKAANASPALKHYPGSPWISGYCTRHADPLRFFERHSTDAPLLAQTLRFVQKRTQINVADGLAGLKALMPPPQRRAAVLIDPSYEDKTDYGKVVASLRDAVQRFATGTYVLWYPILARREAVELPDRLVKLGVPNWLHVTLTTQPPATDGLGMIGSGLFVINPPWTLPQTLESTLPWLTETLGEPDCGAFTLDWQIA, encoded by the coding sequence ATGCTTAGTTATCGCCACGCCTTTCACGCCGGCAACCCCGCCGATGTGCTCAAGCACCTCGTCTGGATTCAGGTGCTGGATTACTTCACCCAGAAAGACAAGCCCTTCATGGTGCTCGACACTCATGCTGGCGCAGGGATGTATCTCATCGAGAGCACCATGGCCCGTAAAACCGGCGAATGGCAAACGGGTATTGGCAAACTCTGGGAACAACCCGACGAGGCCTTGCCCGAAGCCGTGGCACGTTACCGGCAGGTGATTAAGGCGGCCAATGCCAGCCCTGCCCTCAAGCACTACCCTGGTTCGCCGTGGATTTCTGGTTACTGCACCCGACATGCCGACCCACTGCGTTTTTTTGAGCGTCACAGCACCGATGCGCCACTGTTAGCGCAAACGCTACGCTTTGTGCAAAAGCGCACGCAGATTAATGTGGCCGATGGCCTGGCCGGGCTAAAAGCCCTGATGCCGCCGCCACAACGTCGTGCGGCCGTGCTGATTGATCCTTCCTACGAAGACAAAACGGACTACGGCAAAGTGGTGGCCAGTTTGCGCGATGCCGTGCAACGTTTTGCGACCGGTACTTATGTGCTCTGGTACCCGATCCTGGCGCGTCGTGAGGCGGTGGAATTGCCGGATCGTCTGGTGAAACTGGGCGTACCGAACTGGTTGCATGTCACGCTGACCACACAACCACCCGCCACCGACGGGCTGGGCATGATCGGGAGCGGCCTTTTTGTGATCAACCCACCCTGGACACTGCCGCAGACATTGGAAAGCACCCTGCCCTGGTTAACTGAAACACTGGGCGAACCGGATTGCGGGGCCTTTACGCTGGATTGGCAAATTGCTTAA
- a CDS encoding ATP-binding cassette domain-containing protein: protein MPLLSVNAGCLAYGDVPLLDHVDFQIDAGERVALIGRNGTGKSSLLAAIAGLRALDDGQIWKAPDLRITYVAQEPEFEPGATVFEAVVGGLGEQSRVLAQYHDLSHRLGDMPEAERAGALDELAHLQHELEVSDAWQQNALAERVIAEFHLNPDAIVDDLSGGQKKRVALARGLVCEPDVLLLDEPTNHLDIAAIDWLENLLLVRNVALLFITHDRRFLDRLATRIVELDRGLLTSYPGSFAKYQERKAQRLHEESLEQARADKLLAQEEIWIRKGVEARRTRAVFRVQRLDQLRAERAARRNQQGQVAMRVDSGDSSGALVADLINVSKSYEGRKIIDNFSGRIMRGDRVGLIGPNGAGKTTMLRLILGEIEPDSGTVKRGTKQQVAYFDQFRTALDPEAPLHEVISPGSDYVEVAGKRTHVMTYLGDFLFSPQRARSPVKSLSGGERNRLLLARLFARPANILVLDEPTNDLDIDTLELLESLLQDYQGTLLLVSHDRSFLDNVVTQVIAAEGDGQWREFVGGYSDWAAWHLAQNKAAEKSATVKAAPKANEPAAASGSRAAKLSYKEQQALNALPGQIEALETEQTVLLEKMNDPTIYATDPGAGQAIASRLAAIDEELLVLLEQWEALEAKTAKA, encoded by the coding sequence ATGCCCTTGTTGTCGGTAAACGCGGGCTGCCTGGCCTACGGTGATGTGCCACTGCTTGATCATGTGGATTTTCAGATTGATGCGGGTGAGCGTGTAGCCCTGATCGGCCGCAACGGCACCGGCAAGTCGTCATTGCTGGCCGCCATTGCTGGGTTGAGAGCGCTGGATGACGGTCAGATCTGGAAAGCACCGGATCTGCGTATTACCTATGTGGCACAAGAACCGGAGTTTGAACCCGGTGCCACTGTCTTTGAAGCCGTGGTCGGCGGCCTCGGTGAGCAATCCCGGGTATTAGCCCAGTATCACGATCTGTCGCATCGCCTGGGTGATATGCCCGAAGCGGAACGCGCTGGGGCACTCGATGAATTGGCCCACTTGCAGCATGAGCTGGAAGTCTCGGATGCCTGGCAGCAAAATGCGCTGGCTGAACGCGTCATTGCAGAGTTTCACCTCAACCCCGATGCCATTGTCGATGATCTATCCGGTGGACAGAAGAAGCGCGTGGCCTTGGCGCGCGGCCTTGTTTGCGAGCCAGATGTGTTGTTGCTCGATGAGCCAACCAACCACCTGGATATTGCTGCGATTGACTGGCTGGAAAACCTGTTGCTCGTGCGTAATGTCGCGCTGCTTTTCATTACCCATGACCGGCGTTTTCTTGATCGCCTAGCGACGCGCATTGTTGAACTGGATCGTGGGCTGCTCACCAGCTACCCGGGGTCTTTTGCCAAATATCAGGAACGTAAAGCACAGCGCTTGCACGAAGAATCATTGGAGCAGGCGCGCGCCGATAAACTCCTGGCGCAGGAAGAGATCTGGATTCGCAAAGGCGTAGAAGCGCGCCGCACGCGTGCGGTGTTCCGCGTACAACGACTGGATCAGCTGCGTGCCGAACGTGCCGCCCGCCGTAATCAACAAGGCCAGGTGGCCATGCGGGTGGATTCGGGTGATTCGTCCGGCGCACTGGTGGCCGACCTGATTAACGTGTCGAAGTCGTATGAAGGCCGCAAGATCATTGATAACTTTAGCGGCCGCATTATGCGTGGCGATCGGGTTGGTTTGATTGGTCCGAATGGTGCGGGTAAAACCACCATGCTGCGTCTGATTCTTGGTGAGATCGAACCGGATAGCGGCACGGTCAAGCGTGGCACCAAGCAACAGGTGGCGTACTTTGACCAATTCCGCACCGCGCTGGACCCCGAAGCGCCGCTGCATGAGGTGATTTCACCCGGCTCTGATTATGTCGAAGTGGCCGGTAAGCGCACCCACGTGATGACTTATCTGGGCGACTTTCTGTTCTCGCCACAGCGGGCGCGTTCCCCGGTTAAGTCCTTGTCGGGGGGGGAGCGTAACCGCTTATTGTTAGCGCGGCTGTTTGCCCGCCCAGCCAATATTCTGGTGCTCGATGAGCCGACGAATGATTTAGACATTGATACGCTAGAGTTGCTGGAAAGTTTGCTACAGGATTACCAAGGCACCCTATTGCTGGTCAGCCATGACCGAAGCTTTCTGGATAACGTGGTCACACAAGTCATTGCCGCCGAAGGCGATGGGCAGTGGCGTGAGTTTGTGGGCGGCTACAGTGATTGGGCGGCTTGGCATTTGGCGCAGAATAAAGCGGCTGAAAAGTCAGCGACAGTGAAAGCGGCACCTAAAGCCAATGAACCGGCAGCCGCTTCAGGCAGCCGTGCGGCCAAACTCAGTTACAAAGAGCAGCAGGCACTGAATGCCTTGCCCGGTCAGATCGAAGCGTTGGAAACCGAACAAACGGTGTTGCTGGAAAAAATGAATGATCCAACCATCTACGCCACCGACCCGGGGGCGGGGCAGGCCATAGCCAGCCGCCTGGCGGCGATTGATGAAGAACTACTCGTGCTACTCGAACAGTGGGAAGCGCTGGAAGCCAAAACCGCCAAAGCCTGA
- a CDS encoding peroxiredoxin has protein sequence MKYLITLVVIGLLVWLWRSQSSVKAGDGNLPTIGAPAPAFDLPDTRGVHHKLADYRGHWVVLYFYPKADTPGCTRESCKFRDDWHSFQQMGVVLAGISADTPAANAAFALKFHLPFPLLSDTGGAFARQYGAWMNLGITGFPRRYTYIIDPDGRIAKVYTDVSVSEHSAEVLADLKKLTGY, from the coding sequence ATGAAATATCTCATTACCCTGGTCGTGATCGGACTGCTTGTTTGGCTGTGGCGCTCACAGTCCAGCGTAAAAGCGGGTGATGGCAATCTGCCGACGATTGGTGCGCCTGCGCCCGCCTTTGATTTACCCGATACACGCGGTGTGCATCACAAGCTCGCTGACTATCGTGGGCATTGGGTCGTCCTGTATTTTTACCCCAAGGCCGATACGCCGGGCTGCACCCGCGAGTCGTGCAAGTTCCGCGATGACTGGCACAGTTTTCAGCAAATGGGTGTCGTGCTGGCCGGGATTAGTGCCGATACACCAGCCGCTAATGCGGCATTTGCGCTCAAGTTTCATTTGCCGTTTCCGTTGCTATCCGATACCGGCGGTGCCTTTGCTCGCCAGTATGGCGCCTGGATGAACCTGGGGATTACCGGTTTCCCACGTCGCTACACCTACATCATTGACCCAGACGGCCGCATCGCCAAGGTCTATACCGATGTGTCTGTCTCTGAGCACAGTGCTGAAGTGCTGGCTGACCTAAAGAAATTGACCGGATATTAA
- a CDS encoding sodium-dependent bicarbonate transport family permease: protein MFLYESLSIFLLLAIGLKGGIALSKHHPGELLGPILVVVAAATLVPIIGFVIARLVGQQDRANAGALAAHYGSVSVVTFAVASSFLMRQAVEAEGYMSVFLVILEIPGLLIGVALARMGASETRWLPLIHEILTGKSIVLLVGGLIIGYVCGEEGAVSITPLFFGLFKGLLAIFLLEMGLVTAGRVADLKRSGIFLVSFGLLMPLLGAMIGLITALGLGLSVGGSTLLATLFASASYIAAPAAVRMAVPEANPSLSIGASLGVTFPFNITLGIPLYFAASQWLIGGQA, encoded by the coding sequence GTGTTTTTATACGAGAGCCTCAGTATTTTTCTACTGCTGGCGATCGGCTTGAAAGGTGGGATCGCCCTTTCGAAACACCACCCCGGAGAGCTGCTTGGACCGATCTTGGTGGTGGTAGCTGCTGCTACGCTAGTACCCATAATTGGCTTTGTTATTGCTCGTTTAGTCGGGCAGCAAGACCGGGCTAACGCAGGCGCATTGGCTGCACACTATGGCTCAGTCAGCGTAGTAACCTTTGCCGTAGCATCCAGCTTTCTGATGCGTCAAGCAGTAGAAGCTGAGGGCTACATGTCAGTTTTTCTGGTCATTCTGGAGATTCCTGGTCTGCTGATTGGTGTAGCACTTGCCAGAATGGGCGCCTCAGAGACCCGCTGGCTACCCCTAATTCATGAAATTCTGACGGGCAAGAGCATTGTGCTCCTCGTTGGCGGACTGATCATTGGTTATGTTTGCGGTGAAGAGGGGGCTGTGTCAATCACGCCCCTTTTCTTCGGTCTTTTCAAGGGACTACTGGCGATCTTTTTGCTTGAAATGGGGCTTGTAACGGCAGGCCGCGTTGCCGATCTAAAACGCTCTGGCATATTTCTGGTGAGCTTTGGGTTACTAATGCCTTTACTAGGAGCCATGATTGGCCTCATAACAGCGCTTGGGCTTGGGCTTAGTGTAGGAGGATCAACACTTCTGGCGACTCTATTTGCCAGCGCCTCCTACATCGCTGCGCCTGCTGCTGTCCGTATGGCAGTGCCTGAAGCCAATCCATCGCTTTCGATCGGTGCCAGCTTAGGTGTTACATTTCCATTCAATATAACCCTCGGCATACCGCTCTATTTTGCAGCCAGCCAATGGCTCATTGGAGGCCAAGCATGA
- a CDS encoding P-II family nitrogen regulator, with product MTSRLVVRKLITVICESALEQGLTQAISKLGASGYTVSDARGKGAHGVRDASWPENANIRIEVLCDEPIASCILDLLVNNTTVR from the coding sequence ATGACATCACGTCTGGTCGTTCGAAAACTAATAACTGTAATCTGTGAAAGCGCTCTTGAACAAGGTTTGACTCAAGCTATTTCAAAACTTGGCGCTAGCGGCTATACCGTAAGCGATGCCCGCGGCAAAGGAGCTCATGGTGTACGTGATGCATCATGGCCTGAAAACGCCAACATCCGAATCGAGGTCTTGTGTGACGAGCCCATAGCTAGTTGCATACTCGATTTGCTAGTCAACAACACTACTGTCCGGTAG
- a CDS encoding IS4 family transposase codes for MNRGKAVFAQLLAQVPFSHFEHLVDVYQANKGIRHFSAWNQFLCLMYAQLTRRSGLRDLVACLNAQRSRLYHIGLRGPVTRSTLADANERRDYRLFEALGQRLIASALTLYEDADLGLGLSGPVYALDSTTIDLCLSLFPWADFRQTKAAIKAHVLLDLRAAIPVFVSLTSGKVHDVKILDQLTLPTGSLLVADRAYLDFKRLYRLNSLSVGFVLRTKANTLTQVCGHRPILDQPGVVSDQMVMLVTPLSLVGYPDPLRRVVFVDPESAKELVFLTNRFDLAATTIARLYKHRWQIELFFKWLKQNLAVKHFFGNSVNAVKSQIWCAICAYLVVLITIRRLHLPVSPQILLHLIETNIFEKISLDQLVNNAISGDYEPDVANQLILL; via the coding sequence ATGAACCGGGGCAAGGCAGTCTTTGCGCAACTTCTGGCGCAAGTACCGTTCAGTCACTTCGAGCATCTGGTCGATGTGTATCAGGCCAACAAGGGGATCCGACACTTCTCGGCCTGGAATCAGTTTCTGTGTCTGATGTACGCCCAACTGACCCGGCGTTCGGGTCTGCGCGATCTGGTGGCGTGTCTGAATGCGCAGCGTTCGCGCCTGTACCACATCGGTTTGCGCGGGCCAGTCACCCGTTCGACGCTGGCCGACGCCAACGAACGGCGCGACTATCGGCTGTTCGAGGCCTTGGGCCAACGGCTGATCGCTTCGGCTCTGACATTGTACGAGGACGCAGACTTGGGGCTGGGACTCAGTGGACCGGTCTATGCGCTGGATTCGACGACCATCGATCTGTGTCTGTCGCTCTTTCCCTGGGCGGATTTCCGTCAGACCAAGGCGGCTATCAAGGCGCATGTGCTGCTCGATCTGCGTGCAGCGATTCCGGTGTTCGTCAGCCTGACGTCCGGCAAGGTGCACGATGTAAAGATTCTGGATCAACTGACGCTGCCCACGGGTTCGTTGTTGGTCGCCGACCGGGCCTATCTGGACTTCAAACGCCTGTACAGACTGAACAGCCTTTCGGTGGGCTTTGTTCTGCGTACCAAGGCCAATACGCTGACTCAGGTCTGCGGGCATCGCCCGATATTGGATCAGCCCGGTGTGGTGTCTGATCAGATGGTGATGCTGGTGACACCCCTGTCGTTGGTGGGTTACCCCGATCCGCTGCGCCGGGTCGTATTTGTGGATCCAGAGTCTGCGAAAGAATTGGTGTTTCTGACTAACCGCTTTGATCTGGCGGCAACGACGATTGCCCGCCTTTACAAGCACCGCTGGCAGATTGAACTGTTCTTCAAGTGGCTCAAGCAGAATCTGGCAGTGAAACATTTCTTTGGTAACTCAGTGAATGCGGTGAAGTCCCAGATCTGGTGCGCTATCTGCGCCTATCTGGTGGTGTTGATTACGATCAGACGCCTGCATCTACCGGTCTCGCCGCAGATTCTGTTGCATCTGATCGAGACGAATATCTTCGAAAAAATCTCTCTGGATCAACTGGTGAATAATGCAATTTCTGGGGATTATGAACCAGACGTCGCTAACCAATTGATCCTCCTTTAA
- a CDS encoding alpha/beta fold hydrolase, which produces MSNLSPFTDSTVIHGERCDFEAADGFRIHGHLWKSDAQPHTALLVNSATGVAARYYSRYAVFLARAGFLVLTYDYRGIGLSRPKSLRGLRATKHDWGALDCEAAIQFLSKADPKLPMMAVCHSIGGFALGLAPSAVKIHRALFVGCQYAYWNDYRLLLRVPMWMNWHIVMPVLTKLFGYFPGKTLRWLEDLPAGVAMEWATRFHPEFHKRYDRLSHAAKPVNGQELEARMSAIQADILAIADVNDPFATPSATARLLKYFKGSNREFVRVHRRKRRLPKLGHFGFFHDRFNTTLWAESLSWLKGEKTSWSSMKFDVETESFR; this is translated from the coding sequence ATGTCTAATTTATCGCCGTTCACTGATTCAACCGTCATTCACGGAGAGCGCTGTGATTTTGAGGCTGCTGACGGCTTCAGAATACATGGGCATCTTTGGAAATCTGACGCTCAGCCTCATACAGCGTTGTTGGTAAATTCAGCAACGGGGGTTGCTGCTAGGTATTACAGCCGATACGCAGTATTCCTAGCTCGTGCTGGATTTTTGGTACTAACCTACGACTATCGGGGCATCGGATTATCCAGACCGAAATCCCTGAGAGGGCTTCGAGCCACAAAACATGATTGGGGGGCACTGGATTGCGAAGCAGCGATCCAGTTCCTAAGCAAGGCAGATCCCAAATTACCGATGATGGCTGTTTGCCACAGTATCGGGGGTTTTGCGCTTGGATTGGCACCTAGTGCGGTCAAGATACATCGTGCCTTATTTGTCGGTTGCCAGTACGCCTACTGGAATGACTATCGCTTGTTGCTTCGTGTGCCAATGTGGATGAACTGGCACATCGTTATGCCTGTTCTTACGAAGCTGTTTGGTTATTTCCCGGGTAAGACATTGCGATGGCTGGAAGATTTACCTGCTGGTGTGGCCATGGAGTGGGCTACACGGTTTCATCCTGAATTTCACAAACGCTATGATCGTTTATCTCATGCTGCCAAACCGGTCAATGGGCAAGAGCTTGAGGCACGGATGAGCGCTATACAAGCGGACATCCTGGCGATTGCTGATGTTAACGATCCGTTTGCGACGCCTTCAGCGACCGCCCGCTTGCTCAAGTATTTCAAGGGGAGTAATCGAGAGTTTGTTCGAGTCCACCGTCGAAAACGTCGTTTGCCCAAACTGGGCCATTTCGGCTTCTTTCACGACCGCTTTAATACAACCCTTTGGGCCGAGAGCTTGTCGTGGCTTAAGGGTGAAAAAACGTCTTGGAGCTCCATGAAGTTTGATGTTGAGACAGAATCTTTTCGTTAA
- a CDS encoding DHA2 family efflux MFS transporter permease subunit, with amino-acid sequence MSKVESMLKPLSGWQLWAAAMFLSMANLIAILDMTIANVSVLTIAGGLAVTPTQGTWVITSYAVAEAITVPLTGWFTQRYGSVKVFVIAMAAFGLCSALAGLSTSLGFLVFARVLQGMAGGPLMPLSQTLLLRIFPKEKAGAATGIWAMTTLVGPVLGPILGGWICDNYSWPWIFLINLPIAGACAYICWKILRRYETKIVRNPIDVIGFVLLIIWVGALQIMLDEGKNLDWFSSNIIVSLAVIAVVGFVAFLIWEFTEEHPIVDLRVFRHRGFSAAVLTISLTFAGFFAANVLTPLWLQSFMAYTATDAGMTTAWIGITAFFTAPMVAAMSMKMDPRKLVFVGVLWLGVITLYRTVATTDMSYWDIAMPLMLLGLGMPFFFIPSTAAALASVDEAETNSAAGLMNFMRTLSGAIATSMVTSYWEDEITRNRAELVGVIDPAQITHNQLIEQGLSEFQAMAVLERMVTEQSVMLATNELMLVVALMLIFSAFVIWLVPKPTRTIDPSASH; translated from the coding sequence ATGTCTAAAGTCGAATCCATGCTGAAGCCTTTGAGCGGTTGGCAGCTCTGGGCTGCGGCCATGTTCCTGTCGATGGCCAATCTGATTGCCATCCTGGACATGACCATCGCCAATGTGTCGGTGCTGACCATTGCCGGTGGTTTGGCCGTTACCCCAACACAAGGCACTTGGGTCATTACGTCTTATGCCGTAGCCGAAGCCATTACGGTGCCGTTAACGGGTTGGTTCACGCAGCGCTACGGTTCGGTCAAGGTCTTTGTCATTGCCATGGCTGCCTTCGGGTTGTGTTCAGCCTTAGCGGGTTTGTCGACCTCGCTCGGCTTTCTGGTCTTTGCGCGCGTTTTACAAGGCATGGCCGGTGGCCCACTCATGCCGCTATCGCAAACGCTGTTGCTACGGATTTTTCCGAAAGAGAAGGCGGGGGCCGCCACCGGTATTTGGGCCATGACCACGCTGGTCGGGCCAGTGCTTGGGCCCATACTCGGCGGCTGGATCTGTGACAACTATAGTTGGCCCTGGATCTTTCTGATTAACCTGCCCATTGCCGGGGCCTGTGCCTACATCTGCTGGAAAATCCTGCGGCGCTACGAAACAAAAATCGTACGCAACCCGATTGATGTCATTGGCTTTGTATTGTTAATCATCTGGGTGGGTGCGTTGCAGATCATGCTGGATGAGGGCAAGAACCTGGATTGGTTCTCCTCCAATATCATTGTCTCCCTGGCCGTTATCGCCGTTGTTGGGTTTGTCGCCTTTCTGATCTGGGAATTTACCGAAGAGCACCCTATAGTGGACTTGCGGGTCTTTCGCCATCGCGGTTTCTCGGCAGCCGTGCTCACCATCTCGCTCACCTTTGCCGGTTTTTTTGCCGCCAATGTGCTGACGCCACTGTGGCTGCAAAGCTTCATGGCTTATACGGCTACCGATGCCGGAATGACTACTGCCTGGATCGGCATTACCGCATTTTTTACAGCGCCTATGGTCGCTGCCATGTCCATGAAAATGGACCCGCGCAAATTGGTCTTTGTTGGCGTGCTTTGGCTGGGAGTCATCACACTCTATCGAACGGTGGCAACCACCGACATGAGCTACTGGGATATCGCTATGCCGCTCATGCTGCTTGGCCTTGGCATGCCGTTCTTTTTTATTCCGTCTACGGCGGCCGCGCTGGCCAGCGTTGATGAAGCCGAAACGAACTCGGCTGCCGGACTGATGAATTTTATGCGTACTTTATCGGGCGCAATCGCGACATCGATGGTGACGTCGTACTGGGAAGATGAAATTACCCGCAATCGTGCCGAACTGGTCGGTGTGATTGATCCTGCTCAAATCACCCATAACCAGCTCATTGAACAAGGCCTGTCTGAATTTCAAGCGATGGCGGTTCTAGAGCGCATGGTGACGGAGCAGAGCGTTATGCTGGCAACCAACGAGCTCATGCTGGTCGTGGCGCTGATGCTGATTTTCTCAGCATTTGTCATTTGGCTGGTCCCTAAACCGACGCGGACTATTGATCCATCTGCATCGCATTAG
- a CDS encoding HlyD family secretion protein, with protein MSRKEQILKQLAARKKAFTILGSVVVLCAVIFGLYWGFYGSRYISTDNAYTATEIAQVTPEIDGTIKAVNVVDTNSVKEGEILVEIDPRDMQVAYDKAKANYDRAKIDFDRRKALSTSGSVSADELTRSENDLAQASANFREATLNLERTTIRSPIDGVVAKRQVQLGQRVRAGTPMMVIVPLLKLHVDANFKESELEKIHIGQKVRLTSDLYGSRVVYQGVVDGFSGGTGAAFATIPAQNATGNWIKVVQRVPVRIQLQPEELAANPLSVGVSMKVRVDTRSD; from the coding sequence ATGAGCCGTAAAGAACAGATCTTGAAACAACTGGCCGCTCGCAAAAAAGCGTTCACCATCCTAGGTAGTGTCGTCGTACTCTGCGCCGTAATTTTTGGCCTGTATTGGGGCTTTTATGGTTCGCGTTATATCAGCACGGACAATGCCTATACAGCGACCGAAATTGCGCAGGTCACCCCGGAAATCGATGGCACCATCAAAGCCGTTAATGTAGTCGATACGAACAGCGTCAAAGAGGGCGAGATCCTGGTGGAAATTGATCCCCGTGATATGCAGGTCGCTTATGACAAAGCCAAAGCCAATTATGACCGTGCAAAAATTGACTTTGACCGACGTAAAGCCCTATCCACGTCTGGCTCTGTTTCTGCCGACGAACTGACCCGCTCTGAAAATGATCTGGCGCAAGCCAGTGCAAACTTCCGGGAGGCCACATTAAACCTGGAGCGCACAACGATCCGATCACCGATCGATGGGGTGGTTGCCAAGCGTCAAGTGCAGTTGGGACAACGTGTTCGAGCAGGCACCCCAATGATGGTGATTGTGCCGTTGCTCAAGCTGCACGTCGATGCCAACTTTAAAGAAAGCGAACTGGAAAAAATTCACATTGGACAGAAGGTGCGACTGACCTCTGATCTGTATGGCAGCCGGGTCGTTTATCAAGGCGTTGTTGATGGGTTTTCGGGGGGGACTGGCGCCGCCTTTGCCACCATTCCCGCCCAGAACGCCACGGGTAACTGGATCAAAGTGGTACAGCGTGTGCCCGTGCGTATTCAGCTGCAACCAGAAGAACTGGCGGCTAACCCGCTGAGTGTAGGCGTTTCAATGAAAGTGCGTGTTGATACACGTAGTGACTAA
- a CDS encoding efflux transporter outer membrane subunit: MFSRRAASLLLGVVAVAACAPLPSLGPVADAKAPDALQSRQTFKALEAAWPTDRWWEKYNDAQLNQLIEEGLADAPDLKAAQARLRRSEAQSQSVGSVLYPQISANATVFGQEASTNYIVPAPFTPQGWYSYGQATLNFNWEIDFWGKNRAALAAAVSDSQARRAEVAQARLVLTTAIARSYADLARLQADRATAEKAFEIRTKTWALFAERQKQGLENMGAVSQAAGKMHLTENDLVQIDVRIAETRNRLSALVGAGPDRGLQITPPKTLLTANYALPLDLGINLVGRRPDIVATRWQAEATQSRIEQRKAAFYPNVNLAAFIGAQSLGINKLVESGSYMSNAGPALYLPIFLGGKLRADLNVARAEYDENVANYEKTLIQALNEVADVAAGLQQLQKQVRLADQSVAAQTQGLTVAANRYRGGLANYLDVLVAEDELLTSWRVQTDVRTRAFILDVALTKALGGGYQLDSVTVRQEDKKSEELPQ, from the coding sequence ATGTTTAGCCGTCGTGCAGCATCACTGTTGCTTGGTGTGGTCGCGGTCGCTGCCTGCGCGCCACTCCCATCCTTGGGGCCAGTTGCCGATGCTAAGGCGCCAGACGCCTTGCAAAGTCGGCAGACTTTTAAAGCGCTTGAAGCCGCCTGGCCGACCGATCGCTGGTGGGAGAAATACAACGACGCGCAGTTGAATCAGCTCATAGAAGAAGGTTTGGCCGATGCCCCGGATCTGAAAGCAGCACAGGCCCGCTTGCGCCGATCTGAAGCCCAGTCGCAGTCGGTTGGTTCGGTGTTGTATCCCCAGATTTCGGCTAATGCGACAGTGTTTGGGCAAGAAGCCAGCACCAACTACATCGTGCCGGCGCCCTTTACGCCGCAAGGTTGGTATTCCTACGGACAGGCCACACTTAACTTCAATTGGGAAATCGACTTCTGGGGTAAAAATCGTGCGGCCCTGGCGGCGGCTGTTTCTGATAGCCAGGCAAGACGGGCGGAAGTGGCCCAGGCCCGATTGGTGCTGACAACTGCCATTGCCCGTAGCTATGCCGATTTGGCGCGTCTGCAGGCGGACCGGGCTACCGCCGAGAAAGCATTTGAGATTCGCACCAAGACCTGGGCACTATTTGCAGAACGGCAAAAGCAAGGTCTGGAAAACATGGGGGCAGTCAGTCAGGCGGCCGGAAAAATGCATTTGACTGAAAACGATCTGGTGCAAATTGATGTGCGCATCGCCGAGACGCGTAACCGTCTTTCCGCACTGGTCGGGGCCGGCCCAGATCGCGGGTTGCAAATTACCCCCCCTAAAACTTTGCTGACAGCGAACTATGCGCTGCCATTAGATCTCGGGATTAACCTCGTGGGGCGACGCCCGGATATCGTAGCGACACGCTGGCAGGCAGAAGCAACACAAAGCCGGATCGAGCAGCGTAAAGCGGCGTTTTATCCGAACGTGAATCTGGCCGCATTTATTGGGGCGCAGTCCTTAGGCATCAACAAGTTGGTTGAATCGGGTTCGTACATGAGTAATGCCGGTCCGGCGCTTTATCTACCGATCTTTTTAGGTGGCAAGCTGCGTGCCGATCTGAATGTGGCTCGTGCCGAATACGACGAAAACGTCGCTAACTACGAAAAAACGCTCATTCAAGCCTTAAATGAAGTCGCCGATGTGGCGGCTGGTTTGCAGCAGCTGCAGAAGCAGGTGCGTTTGGCGGATCAGAGCGTGGCGGCACAGACGCAGGGCCTAACGGTTGCAGCTAATCGTTACAGAGGGGGCCTGGCTAATTATCTGGATGTGCTTGTCGCAGAAGATGAACTGTTAACTAGCTGGCGTGTGCAGACCGATGTGCGGACTCGGGCCTTTATTCTGGATGTGGCATTGACCAAAGCACTAGGCGGCGGCTACCAGCTGGATTCAGTGACGGTACGTCAAGAAGACAAGAAGAGCGAGGAACTTCCCCAATGA